A stretch of the Panicum virgatum strain AP13 chromosome 9N, P.virgatum_v5, whole genome shotgun sequence genome encodes the following:
- the LOC120688559 gene encoding probable potassium transporter 16 isoform X1 produces the protein MSFTFSLLPSVLLTYIGQAAYLRKHTDMRVTDIPNVFFNSIPTLITSVIGSQAMISCAFATMSHLQALNCFPRVKILRTSRRYSGQLYIPEVNIFLCIAACVVTISFRTTGFIAKAHEICVVLVMVITTLLMTIVMLLVWKVNIWWIAIFFIVYISTESIYTAAVLYKFAHGPYVPVAMSAVLMLIMIVWHYVHVKRYKYELEHIVSRDEVKDLLERRDLKRVPGLGLFYTELVQGIPPIFPHLIEKIPTIHSVIVFITVKRLPIPYVDVSERFLFRQVEPKEFMVFCCVARYGYRDKLEMANDFVKVLVEYLQYYVRDLNLYGVGDEPLKIIFHSARVDSFTWERKPSGHVIYAEEMLTPAQSFSELTMHPVSMSSRLAHFQVGEMNLEEMLKIEEDQKIIQREVDNGVVYIIEESEVVAKPHSNLLKKIIVNYIYSFLRKNSRNGEKMLSIPRGKLLKVGITYEI, from the exons ATGAGCTTCACCTTCAGCTTATTACCTTCGGTGTTGCTCACATATATTGGGCAAGCGGCATACCTGAGGAAACACACAGACATGCGTGTGACTGACATACCTAATGTTTTTTTCAATTCAATCCCAA CTCTCATTACATCTGTCATTGGAAGTCAAGCTATGATCTCGTGTGCCTTTGCAACCATGTCTCATTTACAAGCACTCAACTGTTTTCCAAGGGTCAAGATACTACGTACATCAAGGCGTTATTCAGGCCAGCTGTACATCCCTGAAGTGAACATCTTCCTTTGTATTGCTGCTTGTGTTGTTACCATAAGCTTCCGGACAACTGGTTTCATTGCGAAAGCACATG AAATTTGTGTGGTCCTTGTGATGGTCATCACAACCCTATTGATGACAATAGTGATGCTGCTTGTGTGGAAGGTAAACATTTGGTGGatcgccatcttcttcattgtctacaTATCAACTGAGTCTATCTACACAGCTGCAGTTTTATATAAGTTCGCCCATGGACCTTATGTGCCAGTGGCTATGTCAGCTGTTCTCATGTTAATCATGATTGTCTGGCACTACGTGCATGTCAAACGGTACAAATATGAGCTTGAGCATATTGTGTCACGCGATGAGGTGAAAGATCTACTTGAACGTCGAGACCTAAAGAGGGTCCCAGGGCTAGGGCTTTTCTACACTGAGTTGGTTCAAGGGATACCACCCATATTCCCTCACCTCATCGAGAAGATTCCTACCATTCACTCAGTGATTGTCTTCATCACGGTGAAACGTTTGCCAATTCCGTATGTTGATGTCTCCGAGCGCTTCCTCTTTCGACAAGTGGAGCCCAAAGAGTTCATGGTGTTCTGTTGTGTGGCAAGATATGGGTACCGCGATAAGCTCGAGATGGCCAACGATTTTGTTAAAGTCCTAGTTGAGTACCTCCAATACTATGTGAGGGACTTAAACCTCTATGGAGTTGGTGATGAGCCATTGAAAATTATCTTCCATAGTGCTCGTGTTGACAGCTTTACTTGGGAGAGGAAGCCCTCAGGACATGTTATCTATGCTGAGGAGATGCTTACACCAGCCCAATCCTTCTCGGAGCTCACAATGCATCCAGTCTCCATGAGCAGTAGATTGGCACATTTCCAG GTGGGGGAAATGAACCTAGAGGAGATGTTGAAGATTGAGGAAGATCAAAAGATCATCCAACGCGAGGTGGATAATGGTGTTGTTTATATTATTGAGGAGAGTGAAGTAGTAGCCAAGCCTCACTCCAACTTGTTAAAGAAGATTATTGTGAACTACATCTACAGTTTCCTAaggaaaaattcaaggaatGGAGAGAAGATGTTATCCATTCCAAGAGGCAAACTACTCAAGGTTGGGATAACCTATGAGATCTAG
- the LOC120688559 gene encoding probable potassium transporter 16 isoform X2, protein MSFTFSLLPSVLLTYIGQAAYLRKHTDMRVTDIPNVFFNSIPSSLFWPTFVLALITSVIGSQAMISCAFATMSHLQALNCFPRVKILRTSRRYSGQLYIPEVNIFLCIAACVVTISFRTTGFIAKAHEICVVLVMVITTLLMTIVMLLVWKVNIWWIAIFFIVYISTESIYTAAVLYKFAHGPYVPVAMSAVLMLIMIVWHYVHVKRYKYELEHIVSRDEVKDLLERRDLKRVPGLGLFYTELVQGIPPIFPHLIEKIPTIHSVIVFITVKRLPIPYVDVSERFLFRQVEPKEFMVFCCVARYGYRDKLEMANDFVKVLVEYLQYYVRDLNLYGVGDEPLKIIFHSARVDSFTWERKPSGHVIYAEEMLTPAQSFSELTMHPVSMSSRLAHFQVGEMNLEEMLKIEEDQKIIQREVDNGVVYIIEESEVVAKPHSNLLKKIIVNYIYSFLRKNSRNGEKMLSIPRGKLLKVGITYEI, encoded by the exons ATGAGCTTCACCTTCAGCTTATTACCTTCGGTGTTGCTCACATATATTGGGCAAGCGGCATACCTGAGGAAACACACAGACATGCGTGTGACTGACATACCTAATGTTTTTTTCAATTCAATCCCAA GCTCTTTGTTTTGGCCAACTTTTGTCCTAGCTCTCATTACATCTGTCATTGGAAGTCAAGCTATGATCTCGTGTGCCTTTGCAACCATGTCTCATTTACAAGCACTCAACTGTTTTCCAAGGGTCAAGATACTACGTACATCAAGGCGTTATTCAGGCCAGCTGTACATCCCTGAAGTGAACATCTTCCTTTGTATTGCTGCTTGTGTTGTTACCATAAGCTTCCGGACAACTGGTTTCATTGCGAAAGCACATG AAATTTGTGTGGTCCTTGTGATGGTCATCACAACCCTATTGATGACAATAGTGATGCTGCTTGTGTGGAAGGTAAACATTTGGTGGatcgccatcttcttcattgtctacaTATCAACTGAGTCTATCTACACAGCTGCAGTTTTATATAAGTTCGCCCATGGACCTTATGTGCCAGTGGCTATGTCAGCTGTTCTCATGTTAATCATGATTGTCTGGCACTACGTGCATGTCAAACGGTACAAATATGAGCTTGAGCATATTGTGTCACGCGATGAGGTGAAAGATCTACTTGAACGTCGAGACCTAAAGAGGGTCCCAGGGCTAGGGCTTTTCTACACTGAGTTGGTTCAAGGGATACCACCCATATTCCCTCACCTCATCGAGAAGATTCCTACCATTCACTCAGTGATTGTCTTCATCACGGTGAAACGTTTGCCAATTCCGTATGTTGATGTCTCCGAGCGCTTCCTCTTTCGACAAGTGGAGCCCAAAGAGTTCATGGTGTTCTGTTGTGTGGCAAGATATGGGTACCGCGATAAGCTCGAGATGGCCAACGATTTTGTTAAAGTCCTAGTTGAGTACCTCCAATACTATGTGAGGGACTTAAACCTCTATGGAGTTGGTGATGAGCCATTGAAAATTATCTTCCATAGTGCTCGTGTTGACAGCTTTACTTGGGAGAGGAAGCCCTCAGGACATGTTATCTATGCTGAGGAGATGCTTACACCAGCCCAATCCTTCTCGGAGCTCACAATGCATCCAGTCTCCATGAGCAGTAGATTGGCACATTTCCAG GTGGGGGAAATGAACCTAGAGGAGATGTTGAAGATTGAGGAAGATCAAAAGATCATCCAACGCGAGGTGGATAATGGTGTTGTTTATATTATTGAGGAGAGTGAAGTAGTAGCCAAGCCTCACTCCAACTTGTTAAAGAAGATTATTGTGAACTACATCTACAGTTTCCTAaggaaaaattcaaggaatGGAGAGAAGATGTTATCCATTCCAAGAGGCAAACTACTCAAGGTTGGGATAACCTATGAGATCTAG